DNA from Lagenorhynchus albirostris chromosome 3, mLagAlb1.1, whole genome shotgun sequence:
tttccttttattttttattttaattttaaaaatatatttatttatttatttggctgcgctggatcttatttggggcatgtgggatctagttccctgaccagggatcgaacccgggccccttgctttgggagcatggagttttagccactggacaaccagggaagtccccattttccTTTTAGTTGATCTTGAATTAGAAGTGAAACAGCcacctgtggctagtggctgccatactGGACAGCATGGGACGCTAGGACAATGCCTGCCCCAGTTTGGAAGTTTTCAGTAGCACGGGGCTCCTGATTTTCCAAGATGGCCCTACTAAGCAGTTCTCCTCTTCCTGGAAGAACATCCCTTCCGGGTACACCAGAGGTTGCCTTCTTTGTCACCTCCATTGGGATGATACGAATCCACAGCCACGTCTAAGTGGCAGCCTCTCCCATGCTGACCGGGAAGGAACCGGGCCAGTCGGTCTTGTACAAGCAACACAGCTGGTTTCTTCTACCACTGCCCCGGCTGACCAGACTTCCAGACACCAGTTCCTGCCCCCCACTACCTCTCCTGGTTGGACAAGTTTTGGGGTGAACTGTCCGGTTAAGACGAGTGATTCTCAGGCCCGTGGAGGGAGGAGTTGCTCAGAAGCTGGCCTGGCTAATTCTCGCATTCCAGGCAGCCCAAGTCAGCGGGTCCCAGGCATTCTGTGTGCGAAAATTTTCCTTCTAAAGGGTGTGTGAGTTTCCCGTGGCAGCTCTAACAAGtcaccacaaactcagtggcttaaataaTATGAATTTATTCCCTTAAAGTACTGGAGGTAACACGTCCAAAACGGGTCTCACACGGCTAAATCCAggcgtgggcagggctggtccttCCGGAGGCTCCAGGGCAGCATCGGTTcccgccttttccagcttccagaggcgcCACATCCCTGGCTCGCGGCCCCACCTGCATCCTCAGAGCCCGCAGTGCAGCATCTcccgtctctctctgcctctgaacctcccgcctccctctgcctctgaccctcccgcctccctcttataaggaccctgaGATGACGCTGGGGCCCCAGGGAATCCAGGGTCACCCCCAACTCAGGGGCTTCAACTTAATCCCACCTGCAAAGTCCCCTCTGCCCCGTGAGGTGACACATCCAAAGGTCCTGGGACCGGGATGTGGATGGCTTCGGGGTCTGTTGTTCCGAATCACAGCTCCCCAAACTTTAAAATGGTCCTGGAGACCTCTGTGGTGCATTTGCAAAATCAAGGGGTAAGGAAACAGCAGCTTCTTTAGAAGGTATTTACAAGTGATGGGGAGTCCCCGCAAGTCACTCTGTCTGTCCGATGGAGATGGCACGCCCTCTAGGGGTAGGAAGGTCTGGAGCACAGGCCCCAACCCGCCTGGCAAAAGACCATCCTGTCAGCCCCACGACCCCTGAGAGTAAGTAACCCGTTCCCATTCCTCACATATAAGAGATTTTGGGGGTAAACTCATGTGTCAAGGTCACAGGATAGTTAGGACGGGGCTGAGACAGAAAACACCCCTCTGTTCCCACGTGGTTCAAAGTTTTCTGGAACCTTCTTTACACAGCAAAGAGGCAACAGTTAAAATCTCGTTTGCTGAGTGCTGAAAGCAGAAACGGGAGAGGGAGTGGGCGCCGTCTCAACCTGCTTTCCAGACTCTGGTCCTCATCAGCCCCGCCCTGTACCCTGTGAAATTCTAATCCCACTGATATTCTGTGCATCTGTTTAGCTACTTGGGACACTCTGCGGGGGGGTGGGCACAAACTGTTGTGACATCTAAGATTTCTTTGCCACTTGGGGATGTGTCCCAATGCCaggccctcccaccaggaagacagaaatgaCAACCAGCAGGTGCAGGTAAGGAGACACGTGATTTATTCTGATGGTCCTGTGGGAACACCCATGGGCacgggagggtgggcaggggagccctcccctccagccccgccACCTTTCCAACCTGGCTGGTGACCtgagtggcacagtggttacggcGTTTGGTCGTGGTTCTGCATTTAAGAGGAGCTACACGCGACCGGGCGGTTTCCTGCAGTCTTTCCAGGACTCCGGGAGCAGGACCCCAGCAACTTCTGGAAGGACCGAGGCCCAGGTCGTGTTAATTGCACTTGTTGGGTGTTGGTGTCGGGTGGTGGCCCTGTCTCCCCGCGAGCGTCCCAGACACCCAGAGGTACTCAGAGCTGGTGTGGTCCAGGTGGGCAGGACCGCCACGGCGAAAGGCCACGGAGTATGCTGTGCGCGGGTGGGGCGCGAGCGGGCGGGGCCCCCAAGCTTCTGCGGGGAGACGGTGCTGGGATTTGGTCCCGGAGCCACGGAGGGCCACGCTGACAACGGGTTTCGATATGAAGCTGGCAGGCGTGTGAAGCAAGGCTAAGTCCGGCTAAACATTCGGCAAAACTCAAAGGTCCCAAACCAGGGAGAGGCGTTCCCTGGCAGAATCGTACTGCTATTCACGACGGAAAGGGGACATTTTTCTAGAGGGGAGGGGGATGACTCCTTGTAggtaaaaaacttttttattccGGTAACATCTCATAGTGGTCGTAAATGCAACTAGACGAATTCAATCTTTTATGCGACATGAAGGGGCCCCAGGACACCTGGGATGTGGGTGTGGGCTCGGGAAGCTGGCACAGGAGCCTAAGGGTCCCAGAGGAACAGCGGGACGGAAGTGGCTTGGGGGGAGGACGCCGGGAGGACGCAAGCCGAGCGCTCGTACCACTCGGAACCAGGCCTGGGCCGCAGAGGGGGGCACTGCGGGGTCTCAGCCTCGCTCATGGGGGCCTGACCACCCACGGCCGAGCAGGCGGGCTGGTGCAGGAGACGGACCCGAGTGGGGCCAGCCTCCGGGCAGGTGCAAGCGGTCTGCAAATGAAGTGGGTTTTCCCGGTTGCTCACAACACGTGGAATCACAGAGTTCAAGTTCTATCTTATCTCCCCCATGCTGGCCGAGGAGACTGGGGCTCAGGGAGGCTCAGACCCATGGGTGCTGCCACCTTGGGATCGGAGAGAGGACGCAGCCCAGACAGCACAGAATTTGCTGGGCTAGAAAATACCGGTCCCTGTTTCTGGAGACGTGGCCCTCAAGTAGGACTGTTCCCCAGGCGCGGACTCGGTGACTACGGGGCCAAGGGGCTCTCAGTGGCACATCCGTGCGGTCATTTCTTTCTGTTAAGAACAAGCAGGACATCAGCAAATCACACAGGAAATCGGGGGACGCAGTCTCATGGGAGCCCTCAGGCCTCACTTAAAGCAAATCTTACGAAATACAGAGCAGACggcagcgcgcctcaggctggggcGCAGACTCTTTCTGTGAAGGGTCCCACAGTCCCTGTGTCCAGAAAGAGCTAACTCTAAGCATCAGTGTGGGACAAATGACCATGCGATTAGGGCACTGAGTTAACCGAACAAAAGTGAGCTGATCACAAAACTGCACACAATGACTTTCAGTATTTGGTGAGATTCACATAAAAGGAACTGTGGGAAAGAGGCATTCACCTCCACAAGGGTGCACAACCCCACCTCTAGTTCCAGAACGTTCCACTACCCCAGAGGAAAACCCCAACCCCACTAGGCATGCGCACTGTAACTTTAACTCCGGAAAAATGTTTACTGATAGGCAGAGCCTGCAAGGGAATATACAAAAATGAGAAAGTTCTGTGAAGTTGTTTTCAGAGAGTTTTAGAAGTTGTAAAAGAAtaggggctggggcttccctggtggcgcagtggttaagaacccacctgacaatgcaggggacacgggtttgagccctgggctgggaagatcccacatgccgcggagcaactaagcccgtgcgccacaactactgagcccgcatgttgtaactactgaagcccgcgcgcccagagcccatgctccgcaatgagagaagccaccacaatgagaagcctgtgcactgcaacgaagagtagcccccgctcgctgcaactagagaaagcccacacgcggcaacgaagacccaacacagccaaaaataaacaaataaataaaataaattttttaagaaaagaaataaagtgggTTAGTGgttgcaggggctggggaggaggatgGGGGTGACTGCTGATGGGGGCGGGGCTTCTTTTGGGGTGACGGAAGGAAGGTTCTGGAACtggatagaggtgatggttgcccaacccTGTGAATGCGCTGAACACCACTGAATTGTCGACTTCACGATAGCTAATTTTACGTTATgcaaattttacctcaattaaaaccaaaaaaatccttGTTCTCCGCCggcaggggacgggggtgggtggaggaggtGTAGGTGGGGACAGTCACCAGAGGCCCATCTGTTTCTCCCACAGGGATGCGGGGGCAGCTGCAGGCAGTGACCCGCCCGCCCGTGCCCCGATGGGCATGCAGCCCCAGGACAGGGGGCACTCGCCTCCCCACGATGCCCCGACCCACTCACCAGCGGCTCCAGCTCCTTGGTGTCGATGAGGCCAAACTCCGTGACGAAGTAGTAGAAGTGCTTATAGCAGGTGTTGACGTGCGCCTCCGAGCCCAGCTGCGCGATGCGGTCGAAGTGGTGGATGTAGACGTGCACGAACACGCGGAAGAGCCGCGACAGGATCTTCTTCACCACCTGCAGGAAGTTCTTGGGGAACGGCGTGCCTGCAGAGGCGGCAGGGGCAGCTCAGCTAGGATGCGCCCCCAGCTGCAGGCGCGAACCCCTCTCTGCGGGACCCCGGGCCTGGGAAGCCCACTTCTTGGCTCCCTAACAGtgcctgggggcggggtggggtggagcGGGGTGCCGGCAGATAGAGTGCCAGGACTGCAGCCCCCGCGGCCCAGCACCTGCTGGACGtgtcccgccccgccccaccccggtcTGGCCAGATGTGGACACGCCATCCCACTTCCGGTGGCTCACaggtttctgtgtgtgtctgtctccagttACGTTTATTTTTTGGAATAGAACTGGAGAACCCATAAAAACCTATGTTTTGGCCTTTGACATTTTTCACTTAatacccttctctctctccagtgTATGTTTCATGACATCACTTAAATTTGAATGTACATATCCTAACTTAATTGCATGCATACACTATATTGCACTTTCTTGTCCAATTACTGAATTTAATacgttttatttctatttttaaagtgtatttattatttatttattttggccactcTGGGTCTTTGCTGTGGCGCGCTGGCTGTAGAGtgcctgggctcagtagtcgcagcgcgtgggcttagctgcagcacgtgggatcttagttccctggccagggatcgaacccgggccccctgcactgggagcctgGTGTCTCAGCCACTCTGCCACCAGGAGGCCCCTCTGTTTTCTAAATTGCGGTGACACACACGTACTGTGGGACTGGCGGACTCAGCCCTCCTCCGGTGTTAGTCTGTGCCCCCCACGTGCTCGCCCACTCCCACCTGGTGTCCTCTTCGTCCCACAGGGCAGATGCCATGCATTCGCTCCACCTGACTGGCACTACCAGGGGGCTCCCCAGGACCAGGGTGGACCGGCACCAGTTCTTCAAGAGAGGGGCTCCAGAGCTGGCAGCCCAGGGGGAGGAGCACAAAGGTGCCACGAAGCGCGAGGAAAGCCATGGCGCACAAGGCACACGCTTCCGGAAGATGGAGCGGTCAGCTGCTGGACGGTGCTGTGCTTCACAGCCCTGTGGTCGGCGAGCAAAGGCCCCAAAGACGTGCAGGCAAGTGCCGGAGATCCGTGCGCAGGGCGGCGTCACGGGATGGCGTCTGCAGTGAGATGGGGAACAGCCCGGCCCAAGTGGGAGGTGGAAGACGAGCCCACGCGGCGGCTCACACCAGGGAAAGGTCCCGGGACTGTGGAGGCACGAGGCAAACGGGAAAGACGCTCCCCCGAACGTGCGCCTTTCCAGCTCCCATCCTGCTCCCTCCTGCGTGTCCTGGTGGGTGTGACAGCTGATGGGACTGGTATTCCATCGGCCAGAAGTGCCTGTGAACATCTGTTACAGGTGGACAGGGCCCAGCGGCTCCAGGGATCTACCTCTGCGGAAGGTTCGTTCAGCATCAATGAGGCCTCTGGGTTTTCTCCCTCCATCCAACCGGAGAAAAAAGGCTAAAACAAAAGGCATGCTCCACTCTCGAGAGACGACCACGTTCACGGGGCATCTCAGGAGCACACGCCGTCTTGAAGGCCTGTGAAAGCCACTTGGTGGGACAGTGGTCTCCAGGGCATAGGCATCCCCATAAGGGAAGTCCCCCTAACAGTGTCAGGAAGTCAGAGGGAGCGCACAGCCCATGGCAGGCAGAGGAAGGTGAGCACAGGGTGTGGCTGGCACCAGCCACACGGGGTCCTGGGCCCAACGAGGCTaaggccctgccctgccccctctcctggGAGAGGGATGCCAGGAGTCACCGAGGTCACCCTGGGCCATCCTGGGTGGAGGGGGAGCGGCAGCCCCGTAGGAGAAAGGCCTGGGACTGCATTGCAGCCTGGGACTGCATTGCCCACACCTGCCACGATGCCCTCACACGGGGGTCACAAATCCGGCCCACCGCCCACtcctgtaaataaagttttattggaacgcaGGCCCACTCCTTATGCACCCTTGTCTGTTTATATATCGTCCATGACAGCTTTCAGACTACACAGCAGATCCACATAGCTGAGACAGACCATCTAGAGGCAAAAACCGGAAAGATTTACTGTCTGACCCTTTACGGGAAAAGTCTGTGAAAGAACGTTTCTTTTATGGGAAAGAACCTGGGTCTAAGCTCAAGAGTGTGGGCAGGTGGCTTTGGGGCCTAAGTGGATGCTCAGGTGTGACTGGAACCAGCACGGAAGGTAGGATGAACTTTGGACCCGCCCTTTCTTTGCCCGCCCACAAATTTCACCCTGAGGAGCGAGGCAGGCTCTGCGCAGCACCACAGACCAGCAAAAAGAAGCATTCCAGTCTGTGTGCCTGGCTGGGGGTCGAACCTAGGTGAGGGGCGAAGCTGGCCCCGGGGTCTGTGGACAGGGCTGGAAGGTGTGGCCTGGGCCAGGTGGCCCGAGGAAGGCGCCAGCAGCCACAGAACCCACTGTGGCCGTGTGGCAGAGGTCTCTGACCCCTGCTGGGCAGCTGAGTGATGTCTGACAAGGTCATTTCTCTCGCCCTTCTCGTGCTTTCCTCTTTGGTAGGATTACTAGAATTTGCTTCCGTGGGCGAGGCACTGACTAGAGGCCCTCAGGGTCTGAGTTCTAGGATGTGGACCGCTCAGGATCTGGGGAGGCTTCAGGGGGTCCCAGCAAGGCAGGGACtcaggatgacacggagcatgTGTAGACGTGGACCCGGCAACCTGATGGGGGGCTGCCCAGGAATCTCTATTCTGGGCAAGTGATGATTCCGGGATGGCCTTTTCCCAGATGAGTCCCTGAAAACCCCACCAGGGTCAGCCTGGTTCAGTGTACCGACAGCGGGCGAGAAACTTAACGAGGCACAGAGCACGTCAGCGGCCAAGAGCTGGGCCCGAGGCCTGCGCACTGGCCAGTGGTTTGCCAGGAAGCCGTGTCGCACTGGTGAATGTGAGAACGACATCTACCATCGCCCAGGGCTGCCAGGACAAGTCGCCCAGGGCTGCTCAGTGGCTCAGAACAACTCATACGGGTTCTCCCACAGCTCCTGAGGCCAGAGTCCACATGGTGCCCTGGGCCGAGGTGCAGGTATGGGCGGGGATGGGTCCTCCGGGGGCTCCAGGGAGAACCCGTTCCTGCCTTATCTGGGCTCACaatcccttcctcctcctgttgcttcACTGTCTTCTGCTCTCCTGGGTGTCTAGtctccctccatctccctcttgttaggacccttgtgatgacatttagggctcacccagataatccagaataatctctccatctcaagatccttaacttgaaGCAAAATGTAGCCCCTCCACACGTGGGAGCATCACTCAGCCGTGCAAAGGCGGGAGGCCCCGACACTCGCTACCACGTGGACGGAccctgagaacacgatgctcagtgagagaagccagacacagaaggacacaaaGTGGGGTGATCCCACTGATGGGAAACgtccaaaacaggcaaatccagagacagagTGGAttcctggttgtcaggggctggggagggggtggggagtgactgctgacGGGGACGGGCTTCTTTTAGAGtgatgggtttatttatttattttttattactgttattttaaaatttttggccacactatgCAACATGTGGGagcttacttccccgaccagggatcgaacccgcaccccctgcattacaaggtggagtcttaaccactggaccaccagggaagtcccagggtgaTGGGTTTAGATAGAGCTGATAGCTTCACGAAGCTGTAACTGTCCTAAAATGACACCAAACTGTGCACTTTAAGTGGGTGGGTTTTACAGGGTGTGGATTCCATCCTGATAAAACTGTTATGAAAAGaacatgaggacttccctggtggtgcagcggttaagaatccgcctgccaatgcaggggacacgggttcgagccctggtccaggaagatcccacatgctgcggagcagctaagcccgtgcgccacaactactgagcctgcactctagagcctgcaagccacaactactaagcccacatgcctagagcccgtgctccagaagagaagccaccgcaatgagaaacccgcgcaccacaacgaagagtagccccggctcgccacaactagagggagcctgcacgcagcaacgaagacccaatgcaaccaaaaataaataaagaaaaataaaattaaaaaaaaaaaaagaacatgaaagtGCAGAGACTCACCGACGTTGGTGGGGAAGACGTCCTCATTGTTGATCTGCACCTCGATCCAGTCCATGAGCAGGTCCATGTACCGGGGGGCCGACAGTGCCGTGGGCCGCCGGAACCTGTGCTCGTCCTGCCAGCGGTACTCATACTTGGGGCCGCCTGACA
Protein-coding regions in this window:
- the MOB3A gene encoding MOB kinase activator 3A isoform X2; amino-acid sequence: MSNPFLKQVFNKDKTFRPKRKFEPGTQRFELHKKAQASLNAGLDLKLAVQLPAGEELNDWVAVHVVDFFNRVNLIYGTISDGCTERSCPVMSGGPKYEYRWQDEHRFRRPTALSAPRYMDLLMDWIEVQINNEDVFPTNVGTPFPKNFLQVVKKILSRLFRVFVHVYIHHFDRIAQLGSEAHVNTCYKHFYYFVTEFGLIDTKELEPLKEMTARMCH
- the MOB3A gene encoding MOB kinase activator 3A isoform X1; translated protein: MSNPFLKQVFNKDKTFRPKRKFEPGTQRFELHKKAQASLNAGLDLKLAVQLPAGEELNDWVAVHVVDFFNRVNLIYGTISDGCTERSCPVMSGGPKYEYRWQDEHRFRRPTALSAPRYMDLLMDWIEVQINNEDVFPTNVGTPFPKNFLQVVKKILSRLFRVFVHVYIHHFDRIAQLGSEAHVNTCYKHFYYFVTEFGLIDTKELEPLTYTVVMVAQLCIC